Part of the Henckelia pumila isolate YLH828 chromosome 2, ASM3356847v2, whole genome shotgun sequence genome is shown below.
ATCAAGTATTCACATGTAatatgagatttaattttttacttGACTTTATTGTTTCTCGTTCCTTCTATGTTTGTTTCTTGCGTTGCTTCTctcttttttagttttttatttttaatttttttttttaaaaaaatagtaacCCCTAGGCGGATTTCTGTCTGCCTAGGCGGCCTGGGCGTCTCCTAGGCGGGAAATTTGGCGGGAAACGCCTAGAGGCATAGCCTAACCAGAAAAAGCAAGGCCTTTTAGAACACTGCATAGAAGGATTGCCCAATGATTTTCAGAATGGAGATTACCCTATAGACACTGCAGTATATCATTTTCTTCTTCTGATACAAATTGCTAAATTCAAGTTTTTAGCAGGAACTACGATAGAATAGTTGGAAACATATGGCAACCAAATAAATGATCCAACAGAGGTGGCACACATGGAACGAAAAAAAAAGgtgaaataataaacttaacaTTTTCCTTGATAAGACAATGCCACGAGTACgacaaaaaagaaatttttaccTTTGCAAAGTAAATCCCAGGGTTCTCAGCGCATAGTAAAACAGTCAGGAGTGCAAACTCAAAGTTCCCCGAGGTTTCACTTTTCACAGCCTGCAAGAAGATTGCAAGTTTGACATTGGTAACAGACATGAAAATTTAAGGACACAGCTGAAACGATAGGTTTCACCTTTTTCAGCGACTTTCCATACAATCTGTTATAAGCAGAAGAGACTGCAGCCAAATGTGCTCGGCTTCTCTCGCAAAAAATACGGATGAAAGTCCTCTCATCAGTCCCCAACCTTTTTTCCCCAGCTTTGTAAAGAGATTTAGCATCCTGTTCTGCCATCGCCCAGTCTACCTGGGGACCTTCATATCTCATAGTATTCATGTAAGCAAGCAGCAACTGCCAAATGTAATCAAACAGAAACGATTAAGTGGATTAACGAGCAAAATCCTTATCCACTCACACACAAAATGTGTTCTTCAAAAATTAGTTTCTGATCACTTGTTCTACAAACATACTTATTACACAAATACCAGACTTATAAATCAACCTTGTGCCTGATTTATAAACCCAAAAGAATATCCTAGACCCATAAACTGAGGTTGAAATAGAAACTGTGCTTTAGATTGACATATCAGAAGACTAGTATGGCCATCATCAGTTCTGCGACGCTATTGCGCTCCTGGAATCATCAAAATCTTCACAAAACCAATTTAAAACTAATTCGTTTTAAATATATAGTTTACTCGCAGGCAGATCCGAACCGATTCTTGAAGGGTCCACACAGATTGTTGATTTACGTGCTCCTTACATAACTTATTTGAGGAGTTGTAGCCCAAGATATGCATAAAGGACCTCAGAATataaaagaaaacaagaaagaAGTGATTTTCCGACACAtcaataatcttcaattcattTATCATTACCAAACAATGCATCAATTGTAGCAATATATATCTTCCTGTCCTTGACACGTGATCATTCCAATTGAACTTTCTTCCTGATGCCTTACCTTGAATTAGCAGTTCTGAATGTGTGAAATCCACGGAAGAAGCACATTAGTGGTGCGCCGGGGATTGGAAAATACTCAATCCTAAATTTCAAGCATCCACTTTCTTCACAGACTTTCACGTTATGAAGAGCAGAGCATCAGAGGTGGCTTACAAACTAATTTAAAGAATCTAGCACGATCTCAAAACTAATAGTTTGGTCTCCATTccaaatatacatatattaaataaaataaatgggaaactcaaattcaaaacaataTTCAAATAGGTGAACAATTCAGGTTCTCATTTCAATTAACAAAATGGGATAAAACAACTTTCAGCCATAAATTTTACCAGGCAGGTTTCGTTTGAGTTTCTCCTAAGCTAAGTCGGTACGTTGAAATAATCATTCAGAACTTTTTGGTGAGAGTGGATGcatttttgtgtgtgtgcgagtgtgagagagagagaaagcACCTTCTTGTGATCACCAGATGCTTGATATTCAATATCATGCTCAACATAAGCATGAAATCgtgcatgatatatttgtttaaagaaTTGTATCTGAGATGGGGTTCGGGAACATATTACTTCAGTAGCAGCTTTAAGATCGATGATATCACCAGTCAAAGCTTTCCTTACAATGATAGCATCCCTTCCAGCAGGATCATGCATCCACAGTAAGACAGctctctaaaatcatataaaattagaAATGAAAAGCAGTAAATAGCTAGTAATGCCTAGTTGAATCATCCAGAAATAGTTGTAGATTGCTGTTAGAATCCATCACTACTACATTTGTACATAATaaaccttaaaaaaaaaaagcactCCTCTTAGGAAGCATGCACAAAAAAGATTTAAAAGCTTCTCTTCTGTACCTTGACATCACCACTAAGCTCAGAATccagacgtttatttagttctTGAGAATACATAGCTCTGTACTCATGTTCAATAAGTGCTCGTTGCGTTGCATCCCTATGCGCAAGGATTTTAACAACTGCAGCTGTATCACATCCAAAACCTATACGGTGCAATTGATAGTTAGAAATTGCTGGATTCTTCGATATTTTGAAAAAGAAAGATATAAACATGAATTTGCCTGTTAATTTAAACGCCGTCTCTCCATAATTAATGCCAACAATGGAAAATCGTAACATAATTTTAGCTTCCTATTCTGAAATTTACGTGGAGACCACCAACATCATGAAATATACTTGTTCCCCAGTTTAATACAAATTTACTCATCTTTATCGTCACTGGACCTCGATTATCTCTGTCCATATATCCATGATTCACTTAAAAACACCAGAAATCGGCGCAAGCGCAAACTCATAACGATGAAACAAATTTAAGGCAAGACAAACAAGTATcaaatttttctgaaaaaatcaaataaaaacaacagaGAATTTACCTTTGAAAGCACGGTGCAATTGCATAGCATCATCTCGAGGCGAAGTTAGCATCGGAGAAACGCTAAGAGTCGCCATCTTCGATACCCCCGAGCCTCTCTCTCGAATCACCCACGAGAAATGAAGATACGTTATGGAATCAATTATTGAAAGATACCAAATAAAATGACACGTGTAACGCATTGCCATTTAGTGCACAAGAGCTTCTCTAGGTAAGtcacaagttttttttttcccttttttttttctcagcCTAGTCACGAGTgttttttgaataaataaatattttataatatttattaattttgtgaagaaaatgtCTAATTAATTCCTAAAAACTCTctcaaatattatttatatatgattgCGTCGATcgctttttttttgttttaattgatttacACCTACTTATTTTGTAATGTATTACTAGTGTGTCGATGCATGTATTGCGTGTTAGCATAATATTTTTTgattaatttgatttttatattcaaatagaattaatattatatttttaaaaattatcgagagattaaattataatttaaaatttcaaaattttaaaaaaacaaaagaaaaaaaagttgTAATATATGTACCATATAACggcaattttgaaaaaaaaaatgatatccTCCTTTGTTTAATAGGCAGATTCTATTCTCTATATATAGTAAAATAAATCAAtggttttttcaaaaaattcggACAAGGCTATTCTTCCAATTTACTCTACGAAAATGCCTTATTCACTATATCCAATTAtccattcatttttttttaaaaaaaatacttttttatgGCTGAAATAAAAAGGAATTTttttcaagaatttttttttatcatgctaGATTTcccatttttaaaaataattctaATTAAAAGTGTGCAATTTTATTAACCCATtaaattacatttaaatttttaagagcccattttgtaaataaaaaaaaaaagaagaagaagaagaagaaaaagaaaagaaagaggcCAATAATTTGCAAAATGCCGTCAAATCTCGAAtctcaaagaaacaaaatggcCATCGTACAATCTTTTATGTTGAAG
Proteins encoded:
- the LOC140880567 gene encoding annexin D5-like, which codes for MATLSVSPMLTSPRDDAMQLHRAFKGFGCDTAAVVKILAHRDATQRALIEHEYRAMYSQELNKRLDSELSGDVKRAVLLWMHDPAGRDAIIVRKALTGDIIDLKAATEVICSRTPSQIQFFKQIYHARFHAYVEHDIEYQASGDHKKLLLAYMNTMRYEGPQVDWAMAEQDAKSLYKAGEKRLGTDERTFIRIFCERSRAHLAAVSSAYNRLYGKSLKKAVKSETSGNFEFALLTVLLCAENPGIYFAKVLHKAMKGLGTNETTLTRVIVTRAEIDLQYIKAEYHKKYGKSLNDAVHSETSRHYRTFLLELLGPSHH